GAGCGCCTTGAGGGTTTTTAGCATTATATTCATCAACATAAACTCCTTTGGGATATTCTGAATTTTTGGTTATGTGGAATACATCAATATAACCGTTTTTAATTTTTTTACGGGTATTCACTTTTAAGGTAACCTTTTTCTGGGATTTGCTGAAAATACCAATGTAACCGTTCTCTTTAATGGTGTATCTTTCATCATTTGAAGATACTGACACTTTATAAAGTCCTGTTTTTAGATTCTTAATGTTTAAAACTTTAGCTTCTCCTTTTGAGTTAGTTTTTACATTATATGTTTTTGTTTTACCGTTGATTTTAACTTTTACAGTAATTTTAACATTTTTGTAGTAATTAAGCTTGTTTGTTTTCTCATTATACTTAAACAGTTTTACCGTGAAGTATTTGTTGGATTTCTGAATAAATGCATTGGAACAAAATGCATTGATAGTCTTTTTGCTGATTTTTGTTGTTGTATTTGTTTGTGTACTGTTGCTTTGGCTGCTTGAGTTTGTATTTTCACTAACTGCGGTGCTGTTTGAAGATTGATTCACGTCCTCTATCTCTCCGCTGCTTTCATTTGCACTGACTTGATCTGCATTGTCTGGAATTAATAGTGGGGATTCATCATCGATACTCAGAGTTGCATTGTCCTGAGTTGCAGATACACAACTGATGCATATCACAGCCACAGTTAAAATTGAAACTATGAAAAGAATATTTTTTAACTTCATTTTATCACCTCTTTATGTTCTATATGTCTTCTTTTTATATTCATTGTTATATTAATCTTTTGCAGCATAATCTGATTTTTGGCGAAATCTCTCTGGCTGTGCTAACATATCTGAAAAAGAGTAAATGAAAAAATTGAAAAAGCATTGCTTTAACATCAAGTTTTCTCAAGATTTGAAACTAAGGGACATTATCTGTGTGAGGGTTGGTAATGGTAAAATTAGGGATGAAGCTATCCATACTGCAGTGGATTTAATCAGATAAGAGAGAATTTTCTCTTATTTCTTATTTTTTTTCATAAATACAAATGTTATAACGACCATTGCAATTATTGAAATGATATTTGCAATCATTGATGGAAGTCTCAAACCTTCAGGAGCCTGCAGGATATATCCAAATGTAATTAGTGTACATATCATTGCAGGAATTAAAGTAATGAAGTAATGTTTTTCTTTTTTTATGAGGTATGCTGTTGCTGCGAAAAGCACTGCTATAGCAATAATCATTTGAGCCCATGCGGCATATCTCCAAACAAGATCGAAGTCAACGAATAATAATGCAACTGAAGCAATAAAGAGAGGCAGAGCCAGTTTCAGCCTTGATGATATTTTTTCCTGATTCAGATGCAGTTCATCGGCAAGTGTAATTCTTGAACTTCTAAGTGCGGTATCTCCGGTAGTAATCGGACAGACCACAATACCGATAATTACTAAAACCAAACCAACATGACTGAGCAGTTTATCAGCCATTTCATAGACTGCAACTGCAGGTTCTGCTGCATATATTAAACCAAGCTGTGGCTGGCCGTGGAAAAATGCTAAAGCAACTGCTGCCCAGCAGAGCGCTGTTAAACCTTCCAGAACCATTGCACCGAAAAACACCGGTCTTGCATCCTTTTCTGTTTTCATGCATCTTGCAACAATCGGTGACTGTGATGCGTGAAAACCTGAAATAGCACCGCATGCTATTGTAACAAAGAGGAACGGGAAAATAGGTTTGTCAGTTAAGTACAGTCCCTGTGTAGTAATTTCAGGAATTGTATACCATGGATTTAAAATAACTGCTCCTGTTATTAAAATCACCATTATCAGGAACAATGCTCCTAAAATAGGATAAACTTTCCCGATAATCTTGTCGACAGGCAATACGGTAGCAATTAAAAAGTATGCGAATATTACAGCTATGCATAGGTATAACGGAATGTCAGTTAATTGAACAATCAGTGCTGCGGCACCTTTTGAAAAAACTGTCCCTACAAGAACCCCTGTTATGATGGTGATGAATGCGACAAATTTCTGAACTGTTGTTCCCAGATATTTGGATATGATA
The window above is part of the uncultured Methanobrevibacter sp. genome. Proteins encoded here:
- a CDS encoding carbon starvation protein A — translated: MYTFLICFIVLIASYFIYGKVIEKVAGVDETIPTPVQRLEDGVDYIPMSRMKEFLVHFLNIAGTGPIFGVIQGALFGPAAFIWITLGTIFIGAVHDFFSGFMSLRNDGSTMPFIISKYLGTTVQKFVAFITIITGVLVGTVFSKGAAALIVQLTDIPLYLCIAVIFAYFLIATVLPVDKIIGKVYPILGALFLIMVILITGAVILNPWYTIPEITTQGLYLTDKPIFPFLFVTIACGAISGFHASQSPIVARCMKTEKDARPVFFGAMVLEGLTALCWAAVALAFFHGQPQLGLIYAAEPAVAVYEMADKLLSHVGLVLVIIGIVVCPITTGDTALRSSRITLADELHLNQEKISSRLKLALPLFIASVALLFVDFDLVWRYAAWAQMIIAIAVLFAATAYLIKKEKHYFITLIPAMICTLITFGYILQAPEGLRLPSMIANIISIIAMVVITFVFMKKNKK